A single region of the Oxyura jamaicensis isolate SHBP4307 breed ruddy duck chromosome 6, BPBGC_Ojam_1.0, whole genome shotgun sequence genome encodes:
- the LOC118169335 gene encoding beta-microseminoprotein-like gives MQSFLTFLLAMGIIVTLGDAYCFTKINKPGESDKGCVLDGKLYPFGHISRTDDCFRCSCTESQMHCCSLFHTPALYDKEKCKVVFNKRKCNYDVVEKNDPSKECIVHGRVG, from the exons ATG CAAAGCTTTCTCACCTTCCTTCTTGCAATGGGCATCATTGTGACACTGGGTGATGCATActgctttacaaaaataaacaagccaGGGGAGTCTGACAAAG GCTGTGTTCTGGATGGAAAACTGTACCCCTTTGGACATATCTCAAGGACAGATGATTGCTTCCGATGCAGCTGCACCGAAAGCCAAATGCATTGCTGCTCCCT CTTTCATACTCCTGCTCtttatgacaaagaaaaatgtaaagttGTTTTCAACAAGAGAAAGTGCAACTATGATGTTGTGGAGAAGAACGACCCCTCCAAGGAATGCATTGTCCACGGTCGTGTGGGTTAA